One genomic region from Labilithrix sp. encodes:
- a CDS encoding Uma2 family endonuclease has translation MAHAAASPYVNFDDYFEAEATAGADALKHEWCDGVVYGMSRGTPEHGRLVYRASLVLGAALPAECTGYASDTMLHIEAARLSTYADLSIVCGPLETITVYKNGKSLGQAITNPVVVVEVLSSATERYDRDGKFQAYKQLASLREYVLISQDERRIEVFRREDGWKGEGAGAGSIRVHGQLIAIDDVYR, from the coding sequence ATGGCACACGCGGCCGCTTCTCCGTACGTCAATTTCGACGACTACTTCGAAGCCGAAGCGACGGCCGGCGCGGACGCGCTCAAGCACGAGTGGTGCGACGGAGTCGTGTATGGGATGTCGCGCGGAACGCCGGAGCACGGGCGGCTCGTCTATCGCGCGTCGCTCGTCCTGGGCGCCGCGCTGCCAGCCGAGTGCACGGGATACGCGTCCGACACGATGCTCCACATCGAGGCGGCCCGGCTCTCGACCTACGCCGATCTGAGCATCGTGTGCGGTCCGCTCGAGACGATCACCGTCTACAAGAACGGGAAGTCCCTCGGGCAGGCGATCACGAACCCCGTCGTCGTCGTCGAGGTGCTCTCGAGCGCGACGGAGCGCTACGACCGCGACGGGAAGTTCCAGGCCTACAAGCAGTTGGCGTCGCTCCGAGAGTATGTCCTCATTTCTCAGGACGAGCGACGGATCGAGGTCTTCCGCCGAGAAGACGGATGGAAGGGCGAAGGTGCTGGCGCCGGGAGCATCCGCGTCCACGGCCAGCTCATCGCGATCGACGACGTCTATCGCTGA